A window of the Scylla paramamosain isolate STU-SP2022 chromosome 34, ASM3559412v1, whole genome shotgun sequence genome harbors these coding sequences:
- the LOC135090177 gene encoding uncharacterized protein LOC135090177, producing the protein MTPIDYLSKYMRLRTSRRQLYSRVFVRHRDLESIRVERMLVGDFRAALGDALGGSLDEAQLQRLTDLLPLPEEAMDKEFFVLVAAFAERFFCYELLAAPDVEVEPRDLVEQLDFRQLTERLEGVTLDQRLHRLLLTVRDLG; encoded by the exons ATGACCCCCATCGACTACCTCTCAAAGTACATGAGGTTGAGAACTTCGAGAAGGCAACTTTACTCCAGAGTCTTCGTGAGGCACAGAGACTTGgag AGTATAAGAGTGGAAAGGATGTTAGTGGGGGACTTCAGAGCCGCCCTTGGAGACGCCCTCGGAGGCTCTTTGGACGAGGCTCAGCTGCAACGCCTCACGGACCTCCTACCGCTGCCTGAAGAAGCGATGGACAAGGAGTTTTTTGTCCTCGTCGCCGCCTTTGCTGAGAGGTTCTTCTGTTATG AGCTCCTGGCGGCTCCTGACGTGGAGGTGGAGCCGCGGGACTTAGTGGAGCAGCTGGACTTCCGGCAGCTGACGGAGAGGCTGGAGGGCGTCACGCTCGACCAGCGCCTGCACCGCCTCCTGCTCACCGTCAGGGACCTGGGGTAG